The genomic region TTTTGGCCCCGATAAAATATCCAAATTGCCGTTCATGATAAATAGTGCAATAAACGGCGAGCGTCCACTCATGGTTGAACTCGTGAATTCCTCCGATGGATACGAGTTTTTGGGGGATATCGGAAGGCAGAAATTTGAGGCCGGTGCAGCATTTGTTTCCATAATGAAGGGGTGCAACTGCGCCTGTTCCTACTGCATAGTGCCGAAGGTTCGGGGTAGAGAGGTATGTAGAACTCCGCTCGAAATAATGACTGAGGTAAATCGCCTAGTGGATGCAGGGGTCAGGGAGGTGACCCTCCTTGGTCAGAACGTCAATGCGTATACATCCAAAAGGTCCCTTGATACCAACTCGGAAATGAATTTTACAGATCTTCTGAGGATGATTTCAGATTCAACCGGCATAGAGAGGATCCGATTCACCTCCCCGCATCCTAAGGATGTCAGTTTGGAATTGATAGAGGAATACGGAAAAAACGAAAAACTCTGTCCGCATATCCATCTTCCAATCCAAAGCGGATCCAATAAAATTCTCAAAGCTATGAGGCGATCATATACCAGAGAGAGATATCTTGAAATCGCAGCAGGGCTTAAAACCGCACGGCCGGGAATTTCGATCACCACCGATATAATCGTAGGGTTTTGCGGCGAAAAGATTGAAGATCATCATCACACGCTCGATTTGATGAATGAGGTTAAGTTCGATTCCTCCTTCGCCTTCAAATATTCCCCTCGTCCGGATACCGAAGCTTTCGATTTCGCCGATGACGTTGACGAGGAAGAAAAAGAGCGCAGGCTGGCCGATGTCTTGGATCTGCAGAGCAATCTTTCGAAATCCGCCAATGAATCTCTTGTGGGGAGCGCCGGAAATTGCCTCGTATATGGGATGGATAGAATGAAAAAAGGGCTTCTGACCGGCAGAATGCCTGACAACAGGATAATACATTTTTCTGGCAATCCATATCTCATTGGGGGTATAGTTCGCGTCCGGGTTACCGGAGCTTTCAGAAATTCACTTAAGGGAGAACTTGACCTATGAGCGATCTGAAGTTTCAAGGGACGGCTAAAGATTCGGTAATGATGAAAGTTACTGGCCTCACGATAGATCCCTTTACCAGCATGCCCATCATCATCCTCAAGGACATGGATGAAAAATGTGCGCTTCCAATTTGGATCGGCCTCATAGAGGCGAGCGCCATAGCCACGGAGCTTGAAAATATAAAGCTCTCCCGTCCTATGACTCATGATCTTATGAAGAACATGCTTGAATCGGCACGCATCACTATTTCGAGAGTTGAAGTGAACGATCTTTCAGACAATACCTTCTACGCGAAAGTATGTTTGGAGACGGCATCGGGAGAGGTAATTTTGGATTCGAGGCCTTCCGACGCGATCGCCATAGCGCTGAGGACGAAGTCCCCTATTTTTGTTGCAAAGCATGTCATCGACAAATCTAGAAAGATCGATCTTTTCCAGGAGAATTCTTCCTCGGTCCTGAAGGAAAAAAAATGGGCTGAAATTCTTGAAAGTCTTTCACCTGAAGATTTCGGAAAATATAAAATGTAGGTGCCGTAGATGACTATCCGTAAAATAAGAATGATGCGAGCGATTCTTCCTGTTTTTTGTGCGGTCTCCATTTTTTTTCTCTCCACAAAAAAAATTTCCGCTCCGGATATCTTTTCGTATTCGGACAAGCTTTACCATGCCGCTACATATTTCATTTTCGCCATAGCGATCATGTGGGGCTTTCAACCAAAAAAGGGAGCATCATGGGATAGGGTCGTCAAAGCGTCGGCGGTCATAGCGTTTCTTTACGGGCTCTCTATGGAGATCGTTCAACACTTTATTTCGTACAGGAACGCCAGCATAGCAGATGCAGTCGCAAACGGAATTGGGGCGGCCGCTGCAATCCCAGTCGCCTTTTTTTTGGAGAAGCTGAAAAAGAAAGGAAGGAGCTCTGATGAGGGGTAAGTACAAAAACTTTTTGCCAGCGATAGCCGAGGATGCGTTCGTAGCTTCCACAGCCTCGGTATTCGGCGATGTCAGGATTGCCTCGCGTGCCAACATCTGGTTTGGAGCCGTGATCAGGGCTGATCTAAACTCCATCGAAATAGGCAGTTTCACAAATATCCAGGATCTCTCGGTTCTGCATGTCGAAACCTCACACCCGATGAAGATAGGCAGTCATGTTAGCGTAGGACATAGGGCGATACTTCACGGTTGCACCATAGAGGACAAGGTCCTCATCGGAATGGGTGCGATAATAATGAACGGGGCAAAGATCGGAGAGGGCTCTGTGATAGGGGCCGGCGCCCTTGTCACCGAGAACGCGGTGATTCCTCCCAGATCCCTTGTCATTGGGTTTCCTGGCAAGATCAGAAGAAACGTTTCGGACGAGGAGTTGGCTCAAATCGAAAGTGCTGCCAAGAGCTATGCCGAAACCGCGATGGGATATTTTGAAGCATAGGAAAATGATGCTTTATCCAAAAATCAAAAAGCGGCTTATCGAAAGCGCAGCGCTGGCTTCCGGAACGGCAGCCATCGTCGGTGTTTCTGGAGGTGTGGATTCGATGGTGATGCTGGATCTTCTCTGTAGATGCAGAGAGGATCTTGGATTCGATATCCATGTCGCCCATGTCAACTATGGCCTCAGGGGGAGGGACTCCAAAGGGGATGAGGATCTCGTAAGGAATGCGGCCTCATCCTACG from Myxococcales bacterium harbors:
- the miaB gene encoding tRNA (N6-isopentenyl adenosine(37)-C2)-methylthiotransferase MiaB, translating into MKDSAMPENHSKRYYIRTFGCQMNEHDSSKMGVMLENMGYLPSESVEDADLLLYNTCTIREKAHHKAISEIGRSQLLKKKNPNLLVGVCGCVAQQEKDSLFEIYPHLDLVFGPDKISKLPFMINSAINGERPLMVELVNSSDGYEFLGDIGRQKFEAGAAFVSIMKGCNCACSYCIVPKVRGREVCRTPLEIMTEVNRLVDAGVREVTLLGQNVNAYTSKRSLDTNSEMNFTDLLRMISDSTGIERIRFTSPHPKDVSLELIEEYGKNEKLCPHIHLPIQSGSNKILKAMRRSYTRERYLEIAAGLKTARPGISITTDIIVGFCGEKIEDHHHTLDLMNEVKFDSSFAFKYSPRPDTEAFDFADDVDEEEKERRLADVLDLQSNLSKSANESLVGSAGNCLVYGMDRMKKGLLTGRMPDNRIIHFSGNPYLIGGIVRVRVTGAFRNSLKGELDL
- the vanZ gene encoding VanZ family protein, with product MTIRKIRMMRAILPVFCAVSIFFLSTKKISAPDIFSYSDKLYHAATYFIFAIAIMWGFQPKKGASWDRVVKASAVIAFLYGLSMEIVQHFISYRNASIADAVANGIGAAAAIPVAFFLEKLKKKGRSSDEG
- a CDS encoding bifunctional nuclease family protein, which produces MMKVTGLTIDPFTSMPIIILKDMDEKCALPIWIGLIEASAIATELENIKLSRPMTHDLMKNMLESARITISRVEVNDLSDNTFYAKVCLETASGEVILDSRPSDAIAIALRTKSPIFVAKHVIDKSRKIDLFQENSSSVLKEKKWAEILESLSPEDFGKYKM
- a CDS encoding gamma carbonic anhydrase family protein; translation: MRGKYKNFLPAIAEDAFVASTASVFGDVRIASRANIWFGAVIRADLNSIEIGSFTNIQDLSVLHVETSHPMKIGSHVSVGHRAILHGCTIEDKVLIGMGAIIMNGAKIGEGSVIGAGALVTENAVIPPRSLVIGFPGKIRRNVSDEELAQIESAAKSYAETAMGYFEA